The genomic segment CAGAGCACGAAAAATGAATGATATAAAACGCTATAAAAAAAGCGTCGGCAGTTTTTCCCGCCCACACTCATAAAGAATACAATAGTCAGAGAACACTCTACTATCACATATCATCATGATGGACCAGCACAGATTGTCTGTACATGGTGAGAAGCGGGATGCTTCTGCTTTGTTGTCATTTCACTTTGCTATCATAGCACTTACTTTCCCGTGATGTCAAGCCGCTTTATCAGTTCAATTAGAACGTTGCTCACACACTTGATTATAATAGCAATCCTAAGTTCGTTTAGCAAGAAGTTTCTGATTAGAAACGAATGGGTAAATTTATCTTGTGCTAAAAATTATTTATTTAAACAGTGCTTATTTCTTTACTTAGAATGATTATTGTTTTATAATGGTTTTAATCTTACATAAGGGGGAGTTAAAATAATGAATGAAAACGAAAAGAAATTAACGACGAATCAGGGTGTGCCGATTGGGGACAACCAAAACTCACGTACAGCTGGACGTCGCGGACCTACTTTATTAGAAGACTATCAATTAATCGAAAAAATTGCTCACTTTGACCGTGAGCGCGTACCAGAACGTGTTGTACACGCACGCGGCTTCGGCGCACACGGTGTCTTTAAAGTAAAAAATTCGATGAAAAAATATACAAAAGCGGCTTTCTTACAAGAAGAAGGAACAGAAGTCCCTGTCTTCGCCCGCTTCTCTACCGTCATTCATGGTACACACTCTCCTGAAACACTCCGTGACCCACGCGGCTTCTCTGTTAAATTCTATACAGAAGAAGGAAACTGGGATTTCGTCGGTAACAACTTACCGGTCTTCTTCATTCGAGATGCAATGAAGTTCCCGGATATGGTTCATTCATTAAAACCAGATCCACGGACAAACATCCAAGATCCTGATCGCTACTGGGATTTCATGACACTCCGCCCTGAATCAACGAATATGTTGATGCACATCTTCACAGATGAAGGAATTCCAGCAAGCTACCGTAAAATGCGTGGTTCTTCTGTTCACTCATTCAAATGGGTAAACGCACACGGTAACACGGTCTATATCAAATTACGTTGGGTACCAAAAGAAGGCGTTCATAACCTGTCTGCTGACGAAGCAACAGAAGTTCAAGGAAAAGATTTCAATCACGCATCAAACGATACATTCCAGGCTATCGAAAATGGAGACTTCCCAGAATGGGACCTCTTCGTTCAAGTACTCGACCCTGCTGATGTCGAAAACTTCGACTTCGACCCACTTGATGCTACAAAAGACTGGTTCGAAGATGTCATTGTTCCAACACGTCGGAACAATGACATTAAACAAAAACGTCGACAACTACTTTGCCGAAACAGAATCAGTCGGTTTCAACCCAGGTGTCCTTGTACCAGGTATGTTACCGTCTGAAGATAAATTACTTCAAGGTCGTTTATTCTCTTACTCTGATACACAACGTCACCGGATCGGACCGAACTATCAACAGCTTCCAATCAACTGTCCGTTCGCTCAAGTCAACAACTACCAGCGTGATGGTGCAATGCCGTTTAAGCAGCAAACAAGTTCAGTCAACTACGAACCAAACCGTTACCAAGATGAACCGAAACAAACACCTGAGTATACGGAAGACACACAGCCACTCCATGATGACATTCATGGCCGTCTCGAAATCGAGAAAACGAATAACTTCGGACAAGCTGGTGAAGTCTACCGTCGTATGACGGAAGAAGAACAGATGGCCCTTCTCAATAACCTTGTGAATGACCTTCAACAAGTACGTCACGAAAACACGGTCTTACTTGCAATCTGTAACTTCTACCGTGCCGATGCGTCACTCGGTGAAAAGTTATCGGAAGCATTAAACGTCGATATCAAACCGTTCTTGCAACAAATGCAAAAATGATAAGCCGTATAAACGAACAGCCTACTCCTGAATCGGGAGTGGGCTGTTTTTAATTATAGAAACACTACTGACGGAAGACTTTTACATGGGATGACCCGTTCTTTTTTTGCAGCAACCACTTGTCACACTTCGCTTCAATCCGGAATTTATATGCTTCATGGGACAAAATTGAACCGTTCTGATGTCTCTACTGAAAAATCATTCAATTTCGAATAGAGTACGACTTGCCCGACGTTGACTTGTTTGATTTTATTTTTACGAAAATTCAACTTTTCAGCATCCGTAAATCGATTATAGACGGGTTTAAATCCATTACTTTGATGTGGTTGCATTTGAATCGCACGATCTGTATTTTCAATCTTATTACCTTTGATGATTCCACCAATGACACCGCGTCCGAGAATCGCAATCGCCTTTCCATCTGCTCGATGAACGTTTCGGATTGTATTCATTTGAACGATTGGCTTCTCCCAATTCATCATCGAAATCGCGTGATCTTTCGTACCATCAATCGTATTGTACTCAATTCGAATATTCTGATGTGGACGGTCTTGCGAGTATTGGTGGGTACCGACTGCGACATTAATGTTTTTGAACGTATTGTTTCGAATCACAATGTTTTGATTCGGTGTCCGATCCTGCGCAGACCACTTCCATCGAAATCCTTGTGTTACCGGATCAGGTGTATCTAAATTAATTGATTCATTGGGTCCCGTATTTTTAATCATCGTCGCATTGATGAATGCCATATTTTCTATCACAGCATGATTCGTTGCATCTAACTCAATCGCGTGTGAACCGTTTTGGTTACGAATCGTCAGTCCACCGATGTAAAGATTCGCGTTATGGGCGATCGCAAAGGCTGCGCCTCTAGCGAGATGACTTAAGTCGATTTGTGCATTGCCCTGACCTTCAATCGTCACATGATGTGAACCGTTATATTTTCCGACCGTTGTCTTCAGACGCAAAACGGATGGTGGGACGAGGTCGAAGACACTTGTTGTTGCTGCGATTTTTGTCGTCCCGGTATCGAATGTCTTTTTGATGACGGCACCATCTTCTAGACGAATCGTCGTATTCGATGGAACCCCCACACGAATCGGCGACAGATACGTTCCTTTCGCTAAGACAAGCGTCCCGCCGCCTTCCGCCTCAATTTTTTCTAAATAAGACCGCAACGTATAATAGTTTTTTGTTTTTTCATTATATGTCGAATACTTTCGTAAAACAGAATCAATCGGCTCCGTCCGAGGTGTAATCCGGTATGTTTTCATACTTTCGACTCGTTCGATGTCCGGCGCAATGAAGGTAAACGACATCGCACAAAGACACACTAAAATTAATTTCTTCAATCGTTCCACCCCTCTCATCCATGTATCGGCCGATTCTCAAAAACTATGTAGATACAAAGCGGGTGGACTCGAAAATTTCTCCAAAATCCATCGGGGTGAGCTACGATTCCTCCCGGATGCAAGAAAAAGCCAGCTTCCCCGTGCCCTTGACGGACAGGAAAGCTGGCTTGTGTCGTGCTAACCGATTCAGATTATTATTGATTACTTCGAACGGTTGGCGATCTCTGCTTCTAAATCAGCAACGAATTGCTCAAGCGAGGCATTGCTCGAATCTTTCGAGCCGTAACGACGGATGTTGACTTCACGCGCCTCTACTTCTTTATCCCCGAGTACGAGCATGACAGGGATTTTATTCATCTGTGCTTCACGGATGCGGTAACCGAGCTTCTCATCGCGGAAGTCTGTTTCAATCCGGATTCCTTTTTTCAAGAGCATCGCTTTAATTTCACGTGCGTAATCTTCCTGTGCCCGTGAGACCGGAATCAATTTGACTTGGACCGGTGCGAGCCATGTCGGGAATGCCCCTTTGTATTCTTCGATCAAGTACGCGACGAAACGTTCCATTGTCGAAACAACGCCACGGTGCAGGACGACCGGACGATGATCTTGTCCGTCATTTCCTTTATACGTCAATTCGAACCGCTCCGGTAACAAGAAGTCGAGCTGAACTGTCGACAGTGTCTCATCCTTACCGAGTGCTGTCCGGACTTGAACATCGAGTTTCGGACCATAAAACGCGGCTTCACCTTCTGCTTCGAAATATTCCAGTTCAAGTTCATCCATCGTTTCTTTCAACTCACGTTGCGCCATTTCCCAAATCGCATCGTTGTCAAAATACTTTTCTTTATCTGCCGGGTCACGGTAAGACAGACGGAATTTATAATCGGTAATCCCGAAGTCCGCGTAGACTTCTTGAATCAAGTGAACGATGGCTTTGAACTCATCTTTCATTTGATCCGGACGGACGAATGTATGCCCGTCGTTTAGGACCATGTAACGAACGCGTTGCAGCCCCGTCAGTGCACCTGACATTTCATAGCGGTGCATGCCACCAAGTTCTGCGACACGGAGTGGTAAGTCACGGTATGACCGTGGCTCATTTTTATAAATCATCATGTGGTGCGGACAGTTCATCGGACGAAGAACGAGTTCTTCATTATCCATCTCCATTTTCGGGAACATGTCATCTTGATAGTGATCCCAGTGACCTGACGTCTTATACAACTCAACAGAACCGAGCACAGGTGTGTAGACATGTTCATAACCCAGTTCGAGCTCTTTGTCGACGATGTACCGTTCGACAGTCCGACGGATGGCCGCCCCTTTTGGTAACCACATTGGTAACCCTTGACCGACGTCTTGCGATGTGAAGAACAAATCAAGTTCTTTTCCGAGTTTCCGGTGATCGCGTTCTTTGGCTTCTGCCAAGAAGTGTAAGTGTTGTTTCAGTTGGTCTTTTGTCGCCCAGGCTGTCCCGTAAATCCGTTGCAGCATTTTATTTTTTGAATCACCACGCCAGTAAGCACCTGCGATGCTCATCAGTTTGAAGACTTGTAGCTTCGCTGTCGCCGGGACGTGTGGACCACGGCACAAGTCGAAGAACTCGCCTTGGCGATACAGTGTCAAATCTTGATCGGCTGGAATCGACTCAATCAATTCGATTTTAAGCGGGTCATTCAGTTCCTTATAGATGTTTAACGCTTCGTCACGCGAAACGACTTCCCGTTCAATGGATAAGTTTTCTCCCGCAATTTTATTCATCATCTTTTCGATGACCGGAAGATCTTCTTCTGTCAAACGACGTTCCATGTCGATGTCATAATAAAAGCCGTTTTCAATTGTCGGTCCGATTCCAAGGTGAATCGTTTCATCCGGGAAAAGACGTTTGATCGCTTGCGCCATCAAGTGCGCAGACGAGTGACGAATCAAATCGAGTCCTTCTTCTGAATCGGGCATGACGAGTTCGATGACACCGTCTTTTTCAATCGGACGTCGATAGTCGATGACTTCACCGTCTAGTTTTGCGGCAAATGCCTTTTTACGGAGTCCTGGACTGATGGAAGCCGCGACTTCTTCAGCAGTTGTACCGGCTGCGAATTCTTTGACCGCGCCGTCTGGAAATGTAAGAGCAATAGTTGACATGACTGTTTCCCCCTTAAATTAAATAAAAAAAGACCCATCCCTCTAAAAAGGGACGAGTCTTCATCTCGTGGTACCACCCTCGTTCCCGAACATGTTTCCATGTACCGGCTCGAACACGCGATAACGGGCGTGAGACGCAAACGGATTAGCCCCGTCTGTGCTATGAGGGAGTAAAGAAAACGACTAGTATCCATGAGAAGCTTTCACCATCCTTCTCTCGCTTGTTTGGTCCAGTTCGTCCTTCGTATCCTCAATCTTTGCAAGTCACTATACTGATTGTGCACTAAGTATAGCGAAAGATGAAGTTCTTTGACAAGGAAAATTAATAGCGTCGGCGATTTTCACCTAAAAACTCGACTGGATTCGTTGTCGTCCGGATGCGTTCCATCAATCGCATCGCCTTCAATTTATCCCCTTGATCATTCGTAATCCCGAAATGAAGCT from the Exiguobacterium oxidotolerans JCM 12280 genome contains:
- a CDS encoding right-handed parallel beta-helix repeat-containing protein, with protein sequence MKKLILVCLCAMSFTFIAPDIERVESMKTYRITPRTEPIDSVLRKYSTYNEKTKNYYTLRSYLEKIEAEGGGTLVLAKGTYLSPIRVGVPSNTTIRLEDGAVIKKTFDTGTTKIAATTSVFDLVPPSVLRLKTTVGKYNGSHHVTIEGQGNAQIDLSHLARGAAFAIAHNANLYIGGLTIRNQNGSHAIELDATNHAVIENMAFINATMIKNTGPNESINLDTPDPVTQGFRWKWSAQDRTPNQNIVIRNNTFKNINVAVGTHQYSQDRPHQNIRIEYNTIDGTKDHAISMMNWEKPIVQMNTIRNVHRADGKAIAILGRGVIGGIIKGNKIENTDRAIQMQPHQSNGFKPVYNRFTDAEKLNFRKNKIKQVNVGQVVLYSKLNDFSVETSERFNFVP
- the thrS gene encoding threonine--tRNA ligase — its product is MSTIALTFPDGAVKEFAAGTTAEEVAASISPGLRKKAFAAKLDGEVIDYRRPIEKDGVIELVMPDSEEGLDLIRHSSAHLMAQAIKRLFPDETIHLGIGPTIENGFYYDIDMERRLTEEDLPVIEKMMNKIAGENLSIEREVVSRDEALNIYKELNDPLKIELIESIPADQDLTLYRQGEFFDLCRGPHVPATAKLQVFKLMSIAGAYWRGDSKNKMLQRIYGTAWATKDQLKQHLHFLAEAKERDHRKLGKELDLFFTSQDVGQGLPMWLPKGAAIRRTVERYIVDKELELGYEHVYTPVLGSVELYKTSGHWDHYQDDMFPKMEMDNEELVLRPMNCPHHMMIYKNEPRSYRDLPLRVAELGGMHRYEMSGALTGLQRVRYMVLNDGHTFVRPDQMKDEFKAIVHLIQEVYADFGITDYKFRLSYRDPADKEKYFDNDAIWEMAQRELKETMDELELEYFEAEGEAAFYGPKLDVQVRTALGKDETLSTVQLDFLLPERFELTYKGNDGQDHRPVVLHRGVVSTMERFVAYLIEEYKGAFPTWLAPVQVKLIPVSRAQEDYAREIKAMLLKKGIRIETDFRDEKLGYRIREAQMNKIPVMLVLGDKEVEAREVNIRRYGSKDSSNASLEQFVADLEAEIANRSK